The DNA sequence ACATGACGCAACGTCAGGTTCAACGTCGCGGGAGCCGCTGCCGGGGGACGTCGAGCCGCCCGCGTCGCCGACACGTACGTTCGTACGCATCGGCGGTGCGGGTGGTGCGGACCGGGCCGCCTAGGCTGACCGGCATGGGGACACGACGGGTGGATCCGGAACGCCGGGACCGCATCATCGACGCGGCGCTCGCCCTGATCGCCGAGGAGGGCGTCGCCGGCATCTCGCACCGCAAGGTCGCCCAGCGCGCCGACGTCCCGCTCGGCTCGATGACCTACCACTTCGAGGGGATGGGCGAGCTGCTCCGCGAGGCGTTCACGCGGTTCGCCGGCACGGTGAGCGCCCGGTTCGAGGAACGGCTCGCCGCGGCCCGCGACCTCGACGAGGCCCGTGCCGTCGTGGTCGACGTCATCCACCACGACGACCCGGTCAACCCCCGCGACCTCGTGCTGACCCACGAGCTGTACACCCTCGCCGCCCGCGAACCCGCCTACCGGGAGCTGACCCGGGCCTGGATGCGGCGCAGCCGCGACATCCTGGAACGCCACTTCGACCCGGCGACGGCCCGGCAGCTGGATGCGCTCATCGAGGGGTTGATCATTCACCGGGCGCTCGACACCACCCCGGCCGACCGCGCGCTGACCGTCGACGCCGTCGAGCGGATCACGGCCGGTCCGGTGGCCGGGCGGCGGGACGGGGCCACCGGGCCGGCGCCCGCCGGACTCGACGCGCTCCGCGCCCGGATGCTCGCCGGCCGG is a window from the Polymorphospora rubra genome containing:
- a CDS encoding maltose acetyltransferase domain-containing protein, with product MGTRRVDPERRDRIIDAALALIAEEGVAGISHRKVAQRADVPLGSMTYHFEGMGELLREAFTRFAGTVSARFEERLAAARDLDEARAVVVDVIHHDDPVNPRDLVLTHELYTLAAREPAYRELTRAWMRRSRDILERHFDPATARQLDALIEGLIIHRALDTTPADRALTVDAVERITAGPVAGRRDGATGPAPAGLDALRARMLAGRMYDDTAAELVEARRRTVLLTDEYNASFGRPQADRERLLRRLLAAVGRDCHFEPTFRCEFGFNIRIGDNFYANFDCVMLDGGGITIGDDVLFGPRVGIYTANHAIDPAERAAGACYARPVVIGDRVWIGGDVTINQGVTIGAGSIVGSGSVVTKPVPSGVVAAGNPARVLREITDADRTGFRP